The Ignavibacteriota bacterium genome segment TCGTATCGGTGCCGTGGGTGATCAGGATCTTCTCCTCGTGCGCCTTCCTGCACTGGTCGAGGATCAGTGAACGGTCCGCATCCGTCATCTCCAGGCTGTCCACCATCATCAACGTGCGAATCGCCACATCGAGTTTGCACCGGCCCAGCGTGAGCATCTCCTGCAGATGGGAGTCCTTGAAAAAGAGTTTTCCTTCGAGTTCGTTGTATTCCTTATCGAAGGTTCCCCCGGTGACAAAGATGCGGATCGGCATGGCGTGATCGCTGGTGGTGGTCGTATCTGTATCCAACTGCCCTTCGAACCTA includes the following:
- a CDS encoding asparaginase, encoding MPIRIFVTGGTFDKEYNELEGKLFFKDSHLQEMLTLGRCKLDVAIRTLMMVDSLEMTDADRSLILDQCRKAHEEKILITHGTDTMDVTARALGTEVTGKTIVLTGAMVPYKFGSSDGLFNLGSALAYVQVLPHGVYIVMNGRVFTWDNVKKNKKTGVFEEH